The following coding sequences lie in one Halorarum halophilum genomic window:
- a CDS encoding thiamine pyrophosphate-dependent enzyme: MSAFSAIGEERDIDRDEYTPAIEPQATWCPGCGDFGVLKSLKQALPEIGRTPDETLLVTGIGCSGKLNSYLDSYGFHTIHGRSLPVARAAALANPELEVIAAGGDGDGYGIGGNHFMHTARENHDMTYIVFNNEIFGLTKGQTSPTSPKGHKSKTQPHGSAKTPIRPLSLALTSGASFVARTAAVNPNQARDILVEAMEHDGFAHVDFLTQCPTWNKDARQYVPYTDINDSEDYDFDPTNRADAQELMRQTEDKLYEGEVLTGIYYREDDRPSYQEEKRELGELPEEPLAERYFDDDYEWERSYDNFIDKHR; this comes from the coding sequence ATGAGCGCATTCAGTGCGATCGGCGAGGAACGAGATATCGACCGGGACGAGTACACCCCGGCCATCGAGCCCCAGGCGACGTGGTGTCCGGGCTGCGGTGACTTCGGCGTACTCAAGTCCCTGAAACAGGCGCTGCCCGAGATCGGCCGCACCCCCGACGAGACGCTGCTCGTGACGGGGATCGGCTGCTCGGGCAAGTTGAACAGCTACCTCGACAGCTACGGGTTCCACACGATCCACGGGCGCTCGCTGCCCGTAGCCCGTGCGGCCGCGCTGGCGAACCCCGAGCTGGAGGTCATCGCCGCCGGCGGCGACGGCGACGGCTACGGCATCGGCGGGAACCACTTCATGCACACCGCCCGGGAGAACCACGACATGACCTACATCGTGTTCAACAACGAGATCTTCGGGCTCACCAAGGGCCAGACCTCACCCACGAGCCCGAAGGGTCACAAGTCGAAGACCCAGCCCCACGGGTCCGCCAAGACGCCGATCCGGCCGCTGTCGCTCGCGCTCACCTCGGGCGCGTCGTTCGTGGCCCGGACGGCCGCGGTGAACCCGAACCAGGCGCGGGACATCCTCGTCGAGGCGATGGAGCACGACGGCTTCGCGCACGTCGACTTCCTCACCCAGTGTCCGACGTGGAACAAGGACGCGCGCCAGTACGTCCCCTACACGGACATCAACGACTCCGAGGACTACGACTTCGACCCGACGAACCGGGCCGACGCCCAGGAGTTGATGCGCCAGACCGAGGACAAGCTGTACGAGGGCGAGGTCCTCACGGGCATCTACTACCGCGAGGACGACCGGCCGTCCTACCAGGAGGAGAAGCGCGAACTCGGCGAGCTTCCCGAGGAGCCGCTCGCGGAGCGCTACTTCGACGACGACTACGAGTGGGAGCGCTCGTACGACAACTTCATCGACAAACACCGCTAA
- the lrpA1 gene encoding HTH-type transcriptional regulator LrpA1, producing MSTTSTADRILEVLEQDAQASYAEIADRAGVSKPTVRKYINQLEDDGVIVGYSADVDPKKLSGRTIALVGIDVDSERYVEATRELKDIDAVESLYTSSGDHMFMAEVRSADGDELGRVISEEIGAVEGVTAAHPSVLQERLK from the coding sequence ATGAGTACGACCTCCACGGCCGACCGCATCCTCGAAGTCCTGGAGCAGGATGCGCAGGCCTCCTACGCCGAGATCGCCGACAGGGCGGGGGTGTCCAAGCCCACGGTCCGCAAGTACATCAACCAGCTCGAGGACGACGGCGTCATCGTCGGCTACTCCGCGGACGTGGACCCGAAGAAGCTCTCCGGCAGGACCATCGCGCTCGTCGGCATCGACGTGGACAGCGAGCGCTACGTGGAGGCGACGCGAGAGCTGAAGGACATCGACGCCGTCGAGTCGCTGTACACCTCCTCCGGGGACCACATGTTCATGGCCGAGGTGCGCTCGGCTGACGGCGACGAACTCGGCCGGGTGATCAGCGAGGAGATCGGCGCGGTCGAGGGGGTCACGGCCGCACACCCGTCGGTGCTCCAGGAACGGCTGAAGTAG
- a CDS encoding DUF7835 family putative zinc beta-ribbon protein: MSHALRDDGTLTESCEQCGTDTPHQVGIEIRTEGSGENEAFSREPYRVATCTRCGYEVATRMNDR; the protein is encoded by the coding sequence GTGTCACACGCGCTACGCGATGACGGGACGTTGACCGAATCGTGTGAGCAGTGCGGGACGGACACTCCTCACCAGGTCGGTATCGAGATCCGGACGGAGGGCTCCGGGGAGAACGAGGCGTTCTCACGGGAGCCCTACCGCGTCGCGACCTGTACCCGCTGCGGGTACGAGGTCGCGACTCGGATGAACGATCGCTGA
- a CDS encoding DUF7847 domain-containing protein: MALLHAFRASLGAIGRNPAILLVTGLIALVQLPQLVAQTFSPVVGAVVSIVFSLVYVVAIPYVQGGLIGMADEALDGRTSLGTFHRAGTEHYVSVLVAYLLVLAVNLVVGGGLFFVGFIALVFALGANLSTAAMIGIGVVAVALLVVYVVAFAFVQFYGQAIVLEDLGGVDGLKRSIGTVRANLLPVFLYTVVVGVIGGVFGLIAGASSLLTSPQSTPGLPLPDPSLPLVVGASVVMIVSTTLFTALFLTFSVAFYRDLRAGETAGSAGRDGAASPSL, from the coding sequence ATGGCCCTCCTTCACGCCTTCAGAGCGTCGCTCGGTGCTATCGGGCGGAATCCCGCGATCCTCCTCGTCACCGGGCTCATCGCGCTGGTCCAGCTTCCGCAACTCGTCGCACAGACGTTCAGCCCCGTCGTCGGGGCGGTCGTCTCGATCGTCTTCTCGCTCGTGTACGTCGTCGCGATCCCGTACGTCCAGGGCGGGCTGATCGGGATGGCCGACGAGGCGCTGGACGGCCGGACGAGCCTCGGAACGTTCCATCGGGCGGGAACCGAGCACTACGTGTCCGTCCTCGTCGCGTACCTGCTCGTGCTCGCAGTGAACCTCGTCGTCGGTGGAGGGTTGTTCTTCGTCGGCTTCATCGCGCTGGTGTTCGCGCTCGGCGCGAATCTAAGCACGGCCGCCATGATCGGCATCGGCGTCGTCGCGGTCGCCCTCCTCGTCGTCTACGTCGTCGCCTTCGCGTTCGTGCAGTTCTACGGGCAGGCGATCGTCCTCGAGGACCTCGGCGGCGTCGACGGGCTGAAGCGGAGCATCGGAACCGTCAGGGCGAACCTGCTCCCGGTGTTCCTCTACACCGTCGTCGTCGGCGTGATCGGCGGGGTTTTCGGCCTGATCGCGGGGGCCTCCTCGTTGCTCACCTCCCCGCAGTCCACGCCCGGCCTCCCGCTGCCCGACCCGTCCCTCCCGCTCGTCGTCGGCGCCTCGGTCGTCATGATCGTCTCGACGACGCTGTTCACCGCCCTCTTCCTCACCTTCTCCGTCGCGTTCTACCGCGACCTGCGGGCGGGGGAGACGGCCGGGAGCGCCGGTCGCGACGGCGCGGCGAGTCCATCGCTGTAG
- the dinB gene encoding DNA polymerase IV, with protein MDGTLPGAPTDDGGERVVLHVDMDCFYASCERLREPALRGEPVVVGMGYEAGETIGAVATASYEAREFGVESAQPISGALERLPRMVDADADDPDAPDPAEAGFYRPVNMEFYKSVAAAVKEVLHDCADVVREVSIDEAYLDVTERTAWTDAPNGDRTLAEGFARHVKGRIDREVGVVASVGVAPNMATAKIASDFDKPDGLTVVRPGEIESFLAPLPVEDIHGVGPVTARELGNHGIETAGDLAEADPNDLTDRFGDRGRELYDRARGRDDREVTPTGRPKSLSRESAFAEPTDDPEEHAEVVHALAADVAERARSRDAMYRTIGIKAVTPPYDVNTRAESLSGPVDDPDLVREVALDLLAEFADETVRKLGVRVSNLSFGAGEQATLGGYEGVGRTAGDGGSADPVDGDGSVESIEVSEATETSEAAGSMPQATSNDEQQGDVPETATGGTLDDWAEEAGVLEAEEREARRRSRDGQVSLGDFE; from the coding sequence ATGGACGGGACGCTCCCCGGTGCGCCGACCGACGACGGCGGGGAGCGCGTGGTGCTGCACGTGGACATGGACTGCTTCTACGCCTCGTGCGAGCGCCTGCGCGAACCGGCGCTCCGGGGCGAACCGGTGGTCGTGGGCATGGGATACGAGGCGGGCGAGACTATCGGCGCCGTGGCCACCGCGAGCTACGAGGCCCGAGAGTTCGGTGTCGAGTCCGCCCAGCCGATCTCGGGCGCGTTGGAACGGCTTCCCCGGATGGTCGACGCGGACGCCGACGACCCCGACGCCCCGGACCCGGCGGAGGCGGGGTTCTACCGACCGGTGAACATGGAGTTCTACAAGTCGGTCGCGGCGGCGGTGAAGGAGGTGCTCCACGACTGCGCGGACGTGGTCCGGGAGGTGAGCATCGACGAGGCGTACCTCGACGTCACCGAACGGACCGCCTGGACCGACGCGCCGAATGGGGACCGGACGCTCGCCGAGGGGTTCGCCCGTCACGTGAAGGGTCGCATCGACCGGGAGGTCGGCGTGGTCGCGAGCGTCGGCGTCGCGCCGAACATGGCGACCGCGAAGATCGCGTCCGACTTCGACAAGCCCGACGGCCTCACCGTCGTCCGCCCGGGCGAGATCGAGTCGTTCCTCGCGCCGCTTCCGGTCGAGGACATCCACGGCGTTGGCCCCGTGACCGCGCGCGAACTCGGGAACCACGGGATCGAGACCGCGGGCGACCTCGCGGAAGCGGACCCGAACGACCTGACCGACCGGTTCGGCGACCGCGGCCGGGAGCTGTACGACCGTGCGCGCGGCCGCGACGACCGGGAGGTGACGCCGACGGGGCGCCCGAAGAGCCTTTCCCGGGAGTCGGCGTTCGCCGAACCGACGGACGACCCCGAGGAGCACGCGGAGGTGGTCCACGCGCTCGCGGCCGACGTCGCCGAGCGCGCCCGCTCCCGGGACGCGATGTACCGAACCATCGGCATCAAGGCCGTCACGCCGCCGTACGACGTGAACACACGCGCGGAGTCGCTCTCGGGACCGGTCGACGACCCGGACCTCGTGCGGGAGGTGGCGCTCGACCTCCTCGCGGAGTTCGCCGACGAGACCGTCCGAAAGCTCGGCGTCCGCGTCTCGAACCTGTCGTTCGGAGCGGGCGAACAGGCGACGCTCGGCGGGTACGAGGGCGTCGGACGGACGGCAGGGGACGGCGGGTCGGCCGACCCAGTCGACGGAGACGGATCGGTCGAATCGATCGAGGTCAGCGAGGCTACCGAGACCAGCGAGGCGGCGGGATCGATGCCGCAGGCGACAAGCAACGACGAACAGCAGGGGGACGTCCCCGAAACCGCGACTGGGGGGACCCTCGACGACTGGGCCGAGGAGGCGGGCGTCCTGGAGGCCGAGGAACGGGAGGCGCGCCGACGGTCCCGAGACGGCCAGGTGTCGCTCGGCGACTTCGAGTGA
- a CDS encoding halocarboxylic acid dehydrogenase DehI family protein, producing MKPAFQTRAFAEASVAYRDAVLSGLDDLPAYRRGTLDLPPAEDRELRVQVETFDVVAPRLAVLFELVDRSMNGGDVGSATPDERAATAPFPGHLDAARGAEPSMISAEDVAAEAADAVDGIRSFHGFDDGLPSIYRCLAQWPGFLVRLWDDLEPSLDSSEFDAAVDAADDVVGKYVDELAYRPALSPDALTATGFDPDAVDEVAGLFREFNTGPVETVLPALPAFADTLGVAGERRI from the coding sequence GTGAAGCCGGCGTTCCAGACCCGCGCGTTTGCGGAGGCCTCGGTCGCCTACCGGGACGCAGTGCTCTCGGGACTCGACGACCTCCCCGCGTATCGACGGGGAACGCTCGATCTCCCGCCGGCCGAGGACCGCGAACTCCGCGTGCAGGTCGAGACGTTCGACGTCGTCGCCCCGCGGCTCGCGGTGCTGTTCGAACTGGTGGACCGGTCGATGAACGGCGGGGACGTCGGGTCGGCTACCCCGGACGAGCGCGCCGCGACGGCGCCGTTCCCGGGTCACCTCGACGCCGCCCGCGGCGCGGAGCCGTCGATGATCTCGGCCGAGGACGTGGCCGCGGAGGCAGCCGACGCCGTCGACGGCATCCGGTCGTTTCACGGCTTCGACGACGGGCTTCCGAGCATCTACCGGTGTCTCGCGCAGTGGCCGGGCTTCCTCGTGCGCCTCTGGGACGACCTCGAACCGAGCCTCGACTCGTCGGAGTTCGACGCTGCCGTCGATGCAGCGGACGACGTGGTCGGGAAGTACGTCGACGAACTGGCGTACCGCCCCGCGCTTTCGCCGGACGCGCTGACGGCAACAGGCTTCGATCCGGACGCGGTCGACGAGGTCGCCGGACTCTTCCGCGAGTTCAACACCGGTCCCGTCGAGACGGTGCTGCCGGCGCTCCCGGCGTTCGCCGACACGCTCGGTGTCGCGGGTGAACGGCGCATCTGA
- a CDS encoding ATP-binding protein, protein MSEETITVADVSDGPGGESDLAAGTPISLPVVEILTGRGFITGKSGSGKSNTASVVIENLLSNNFPVLIVDSDGEYYGLKQEFEILHAGADEECDIQVSEEHASKLASLALEQNVPIILDVSGYLDEDEASAIIKETARQLFAKEKKLKKPFLMLVEECHEYIPEGAGMDETGKTLIKIGKRGRKHGLGIVGISQRPADVKKDFITQCDWLCWHRLTWDNDTKVVSRILGSEYGEAIEDMGDGEAFMMTDWAESIRRVQFHRKETFDAGATPGLEDFERPDLKSVSGDLVSELQGITDERERRESEIADLRQELDKKRQRISQLERELEEAKDMSSMADTFAQALLQKAEAPYHGGSGRHLGREAADAERGRTGPKQATLSSQTGGGEERNGSAPSTNGSEAAGGAVVAGAATNGAAKTTEPDSKPANAAGEAGTDGETADARVGASDSEVSAATPEEVPTTDGVDIADARSRSGFEEQSGLASFADGTELRRREAVVEGFARAIESLDDVTHAMLAYYRTAGRATAEEAHLASGGSGDRRYAYSRNRALRRAGVVEHRSRGEYAYALPDLVDRVYGGNVQGQELAEVVAEIEVRAELAEPE, encoded by the coding sequence ATGAGCGAGGAGACTATCACCGTCGCGGACGTCAGCGACGGGCCCGGCGGCGAGTCCGACCTCGCGGCCGGCACGCCGATCTCCCTGCCCGTCGTCGAGATCCTGACCGGGCGGGGGTTCATCACGGGCAAGTCCGGCAGCGGGAAGTCGAACACGGCCAGCGTGGTCATCGAGAACCTCCTCTCGAACAACTTCCCCGTGCTCATCGTCGACTCCGACGGCGAGTACTACGGGCTGAAACAGGAGTTCGAGATCCTCCACGCCGGCGCCGACGAGGAGTGCGACATCCAGGTGTCCGAGGAGCACGCGAGCAAACTCGCGAGCCTCGCGCTCGAACAGAACGTCCCCATCATCCTCGACGTGTCCGGCTACCTCGACGAGGACGAGGCGTCCGCGATCATCAAGGAGACCGCCAGACAGCTGTTCGCCAAAGAGAAGAAGCTGAAGAAGCCGTTCCTGATGCTCGTCGAGGAGTGCCACGAGTACATCCCCGAGGGCGCCGGCATGGACGAGACGGGCAAGACGCTCATCAAGATCGGCAAGCGCGGGCGGAAACACGGGCTCGGCATCGTCGGCATCTCCCAGCGCCCGGCCGACGTGAAGAAGGACTTCATCACCCAGTGCGACTGGCTCTGCTGGCACCGGCTCACCTGGGACAACGACACCAAGGTCGTCTCGCGCATCCTCGGGAGCGAGTACGGCGAGGCCATCGAGGACATGGGCGACGGCGAGGCGTTCATGATGACCGACTGGGCCGAGTCCATTCGCCGTGTGCAGTTCCACCGCAAGGAGACGTTCGACGCTGGCGCCACGCCCGGACTCGAGGACTTCGAGCGGCCCGACCTCAAGTCGGTCTCCGGCGACCTCGTCTCCGAACTGCAGGGCATCACCGACGAGCGCGAGCGCCGCGAGTCGGAGATCGCCGACCTCCGGCAGGAACTCGACAAGAAGCGCCAGCGCATCTCGCAGCTCGAACGGGAGCTCGAGGAGGCGAAGGACATGTCCTCGATGGCGGACACCTTCGCGCAGGCGCTGCTCCAGAAGGCCGAGGCGCCCTACCACGGGGGAAGCGGTCGGCACCTCGGACGGGAGGCAGCGGACGCCGAACGGGGGCGGACCGGCCCGAAACAGGCCACGCTGTCGTCCCAAACAGGGGGCGGCGAGGAGCGCAACGGCTCCGCGCCGAGCACGAACGGGAGCGAAGCGGCCGGTGGAGCCGTCGTCGCGGGGGCAGCCACGAACGGCGCTGCGAAGACGACCGAACCCGATTCGAAACCGGCGAACGCCGCGGGCGAGGCTGGAACCGACGGCGAGACCGCCGACGCGCGGGTTGGCGCGAGCGACTCGGAGGTGTCGGCAGCCACGCCGGAGGAGGTGCCGACGACCGACGGGGTCGACATCGCGGACGCGCGCTCCCGGTCCGGCTTCGAGGAGCAGTCCGGGCTGGCCTCCTTCGCCGACGGCACCGAACTCAGGCGCCGCGAGGCGGTCGTCGAGGGGTTCGCCCGGGCGATCGAGTCGCTGGACGACGTGACCCACGCGATGCTCGCCTACTACCGCACCGCCGGCCGCGCGACGGCCGAGGAGGCCCACCTCGCGTCCGGCGGATCGGGCGATCGCCGGTACGCATACAGCCGGAACAGGGCGCTCCGCCGGGCCGGCGTCGTCGAACACCGCTCCCGCGGCGAGTACGCGTACGCGCTCCCCGACCTGGTCGACCGGGTGTACGGCGGCAACGTCCAGGGGCAGGAACTCGCCGAGGTCGTCGCCGAGATCGAGGTCAGGGCCGAGCTGGCCGAGCCGGAATGA
- a CDS encoding S8 family peptidase, with product MAEHSRRRFLTVAGSALAGATLASGSAAGESGESTRFVIDLREVDRADVPGDVEIIHDLSRIDLLGARGDPDSVPGTASTTVDIEMHRHETTGSAHHADGSVGAEGDDGPVAEEDEDEEDETATPSRRDLQWDKAVHELEADVHEYTRGAGSRVAVIDSGVYDGHPDLADVVNGELSRNFTTDSDDFRPNGAGDHGTHVAGIVAATNAAGGTSEGRDGDDEPTGVLGTAPETDLLSLRVFSDTGGATFTDTVAAILYAADVGCDAANLSLGYPVPYIDPEEYPELLTIAEYYERGVAYARERGTVVVNSTGNDSLDMSPEDVLSLPTEVDGMFGVSATGPIGYLWDDDIDDDIEAEEALEDLRRPTSYPASYTNYGTGTDVSAAGGNYDPRFPENYFYDLVFSTIVEDDGADPSPGYGWKGGTSMAAPQVAGAVALVRSMYPEASADEVEALVRETADDLGETLHGSGHLDLEALVEATEEAADEFEDEEEAE from the coding sequence ATGGCAGAACACAGCAGACGACGATTTCTCACGGTAGCCGGAAGCGCGCTCGCCGGGGCGACGCTCGCGAGCGGGTCGGCCGCGGGCGAGTCGGGCGAGTCGACGCGGTTCGTGATCGACCTGCGGGAGGTCGATCGGGCCGACGTCCCCGGGGACGTGGAGATAATCCACGACCTCTCGCGGATCGACCTCCTCGGCGCGCGAGGCGACCCGGACTCGGTTCCGGGGACCGCGTCGACGACCGTCGATATCGAGATGCACCGCCACGAGACCACCGGGTCCGCCCATCACGCCGACGGATCGGTCGGCGCCGAAGGGGACGACGGTCCCGTCGCGGAGGAGGACGAGGACGAGGAGGACGAGACCGCGACACCCTCCCGGCGCGACCTCCAGTGGGACAAGGCTGTCCACGAACTGGAGGCCGACGTCCACGAGTACACCCGCGGGGCGGGAAGTCGCGTCGCGGTCATCGACTCGGGCGTGTACGACGGACATCCGGACCTCGCGGACGTCGTGAACGGGGAGCTGTCGCGTAACTTCACGACCGACTCCGACGACTTCCGACCGAACGGCGCGGGGGACCACGGGACGCACGTCGCCGGTATCGTCGCGGCGACGAACGCCGCGGGCGGGACCAGCGAGGGCCGCGACGGCGACGACGAACCGACGGGCGTGCTCGGGACCGCACCCGAGACCGACTTGCTCTCGCTCCGAGTGTTCTCGGACACCGGCGGCGCGACGTTCACCGACACCGTCGCGGCCATCCTGTACGCCGCCGACGTGGGCTGTGACGCCGCGAACCTCAGCCTCGGCTACCCCGTCCCGTACATCGACCCCGAGGAGTACCCCGAGCTGCTGACCATCGCGGAGTACTACGAGCGCGGCGTCGCCTACGCCCGCGAGCGGGGGACCGTCGTCGTGAACTCGACCGGCAACGACTCGCTCGACATGTCCCCGGAGGACGTGCTGAGCCTCCCCACCGAGGTCGATGGGATGTTCGGCGTCTCCGCGACCGGCCCCATCGGCTACCTCTGGGACGACGATATCGACGACGACATCGAGGCCGAAGAGGCGCTGGAGGACCTCCGGAGACCGACGAGCTACCCCGCGAGCTACACGAACTACGGGACCGGAACCGACGTGAGCGCCGCCGGCGGGAACTACGACCCCCGGTTCCCCGAGAACTACTTCTACGACCTCGTGTTCTCGACCATCGTCGAGGACGACGGGGCGGACCCGTCGCCGGGCTACGGCTGGAAGGGCGGGACCTCGATGGCGGCGCCGCAGGTCGCCGGTGCCGTCGCTCTCGTCAGGTCGATGTACCCCGAGGCCTCCGCCGACGAGGTGGAGGCGCTCGTCCGAGAGACGGCCGACGACCTCGGGGAGACGCTCCACGGATCGGGACACCTCGACCTGGAGGCGCTCGTCGAGGCGACGGAGGAGGCCGCAGACGAGTTCGAGGACGAGGAGGAAGCGGAATAA
- the hisC gene encoding histidinol-phosphate transaminase, protein MRPRDLSANAPYVPGRGIEEVARELGLDPDDLVKLSSNENPHGPSPEAAAAVRGAADSIHVYPKAAHTDLTEKLADRWDVASEQVWVTPGADGALDYLSRAMLDPGDRVLVPEPGFSYYSMSARYHHGDAASYPLEKDAGFAQTADRVLEAYDGERIVHVTTPHNPTGSELPREELLALLDGVDDHTLVVVDEAYAEFSESPSAVELLDERDDLAVTRTFSKAYGLAGLRIGYAVVPSAWADAYARVNTPFAASAVGLAAALAALDDEEHVERSVESARWAREYVAENLDAHTFESAGNFVLAEVGDGTAVAERAQERGVIVRDTSSFGLPGCVRVSCGTEAETRRAVETLNEVVAEVNSEASGEGDGETEREENEQTEAEAEVEP, encoded by the coding sequence ATGCGACCGCGAGACCTCTCCGCGAACGCCCCCTACGTCCCGGGGCGCGGGATCGAGGAGGTGGCCAGGGAGCTGGGACTCGACCCCGACGACCTGGTGAAGCTCTCCTCGAACGAGAACCCGCACGGCCCCTCGCCGGAGGCCGCCGCGGCCGTCCGGGGCGCCGCCGACTCGATCCACGTCTACCCGAAGGCCGCCCACACCGACCTCACCGAGAAACTGGCCGACCGCTGGGACGTCGCGTCGGAGCAGGTGTGGGTGACCCCCGGCGCCGACGGCGCGCTTGACTACCTCTCGCGCGCGATGCTCGACCCCGGCGACAGGGTGCTCGTCCCCGAACCCGGCTTCTCCTACTACTCGATGAGCGCGCGCTACCACCACGGCGACGCCGCCTCGTACCCCCTCGAGAAGGACGCCGGCTTCGCACAGACCGCCGACCGCGTGCTCGAGGCCTACGACGGCGAACGGATCGTCCACGTGACGACGCCACACAACCCCACAGGCTCGGAACTCCCGCGCGAGGAACTGCTGGCGCTGCTCGACGGTGTCGACGACCACACGCTCGTCGTCGTCGACGAGGCGTACGCGGAGTTCTCCGAGTCGCCCTCGGCGGTCGAGTTGCTCGACGAGCGCGACGACCTCGCCGTCACGCGGACGTTCTCGAAGGCGTACGGCCTTGCGGGACTCCGCATCGGCTACGCGGTCGTCCCGTCGGCGTGGGCCGACGCGTACGCGCGGGTGAACACGCCGTTCGCCGCCAGCGCCGTCGGCCTCGCCGCCGCCCTCGCGGCGCTCGACGACGAGGAACACGTCGAGCGGTCGGTCGAGTCGGCGCGCTGGGCTCGCGAGTACGTCGCCGAGAACCTCGACGCCCACACCTTCGAGAGCGCGGGTAACTTCGTGCTCGCCGAGGTGGGCGACGGGACGGCCGTCGCCGAGCGCGCCCAGGAGCGGGGCGTCATCGTCCGCGACACGTCCTCGTTCGGGCTCCCCGGCTGCGTCCGGGTCTCCTGCGGGACCGAGGCGGAGACGAGGCGTGCGGTCGAGACGCTGAACGAGGTCGTCGCCGAGGTGAACTCCGAGGCGAGCGGCGAGGGGGACGGGGAGACGGAGCGGGAGGAGAACGAGCAGACGGAGGCCGAGGCGGAGGTGGAACCGTGA
- a CDS encoding adenylate kinase family protein codes for MRLAVTGTPGTGKTSATEALDLPVVHLNDVVRDEGLWSERDEERDTLVVDLDACREHLGDWEGVLESHLAHHFEADRVAVLRCRPDELERRLLDRGEPAAKAAENRESEALDVVLGDAVAEHGEEAVYEIDTTDRTPEEVAAELAAVAAGEREPSAGEVDFLAYR; via the coding sequence GTGAGGCTGGCGGTCACGGGCACCCCCGGGACGGGCAAGACGAGCGCGACCGAGGCGCTCGACCTGCCGGTCGTCCACCTGAACGACGTCGTCCGCGATGAGGGCCTGTGGAGCGAGCGCGACGAGGAGCGCGACACCCTCGTCGTCGACCTCGACGCCTGCCGCGAGCACCTCGGCGACTGGGAGGGCGTCCTCGAGTCCCACCTCGCCCACCACTTCGAGGCCGACCGGGTGGCCGTCCTCCGCTGCCGACCGGACGAACTCGAACGGCGCCTCCTGGACCGCGGGGAACCCGCGGCGAAGGCCGCGGAGAACCGCGAGAGCGAGGCGCTCGACGTCGTGCTCGGCGATGCGGTCGCCGAGCACGGCGAGGAGGCGGTGTACGAGATCGACACGACAGACCGGACCCCCGAGGAGGTCGCCGCCGAACTGGCCGCGGTCGCGGCCGGAGAGCGCGAACCCTCCGCCGGCGAGGTCGACTTCCTCGCGTACCGATGA
- a CDS encoding CDP-alcohol phosphatidyltransferase family protein, producing MTLDQFRHVADRGLSPFVRVADALGLSPDGVSVVAFLFAVAAGVAFGIAEPIWYVAGSVLVLLNGWLDLVDGALAREQGVASSGGDLLDHVLDRYADIVILVGLAAGIERYGLGLAAVTGVLMTSYLGTQIQAVGIGREYGGLLGRADRLALVGIVGVVAAVVPGALVADYGVVALLLGLLAVVGHLTALQRFWGAWSDID from the coding sequence ATGACGCTCGACCAGTTCCGCCACGTCGCCGACCGCGGCCTCTCGCCGTTCGTTCGCGTCGCCGACGCGCTCGGCCTCTCTCCCGACGGCGTGAGCGTCGTCGCCTTCCTGTTCGCGGTCGCCGCGGGCGTCGCGTTCGGGATCGCCGAGCCGATCTGGTACGTCGCCGGATCGGTGCTCGTGCTGCTCAACGGATGGCTCGACCTCGTGGACGGCGCGCTGGCCCGGGAGCAGGGCGTGGCCTCCTCCGGCGGCGACCTGCTCGACCACGTGCTCGACCGCTACGCCGACATCGTGATACTCGTCGGCCTCGCGGCCGGCATCGAGCGGTACGGGCTCGGACTCGCCGCCGTTACCGGCGTGCTGATGACGTCGTACCTCGGCACGCAGATCCAGGCGGTCGGCATCGGGCGGGAGTACGGCGGCCTGCTCGGACGCGCGGACCGACTCGCGCTGGTCGGCATCGTCGGCGTCGTCGCCGCCGTGGTCCCCGGCGCGCTCGTCGCCGACTACGGCGTCGTCGCGCTACTGCTCGGCCTCCTCGCGGTCGTCGGCCACCTCACCGCACTCCAGCGGTTCTGGGGCGCGTGGTCCGATATCGACTGA